Proteins from a genomic interval of Beijerinckia indica subsp. indica ATCC 9039:
- a CDS encoding HIT family protein — protein MSTPAYDENNIFAKILRGEMPCTKVYEDDVALAFMDIMPRADGHVLVIPKKAGRNLLDIDAEALAQLMPRVQKVARAVKKAVAADGITLHQYNESAGGQVIFHLHFHILPRWAGVELRPHTGEMAKPEALAALAEKIIAALA, from the coding sequence ATGAGCACTCCGGCCTACGACGAGAACAATATTTTCGCCAAAATTCTGCGCGGCGAAATGCCGTGCACCAAGGTCTATGAGGATGACGTAGCACTCGCCTTCATGGACATCATGCCGCGCGCCGACGGCCATGTGCTGGTCATCCCCAAGAAAGCTGGCCGCAATCTTCTCGATATAGACGCCGAGGCCCTCGCCCAATTGATGCCACGTGTGCAGAAAGTGGCGCGCGCCGTCAAAAAGGCCGTCGCCGCGGATGGCATCACGCTGCATCAATATAATGAAAGCGCGGGCGGACAGGTCATTTTCCACCTGCATTTCCATATTCTGCCACGCTGGGCAGGCGTGGAATTGCGGCCGCATACAGGAGAAATGGCCAAGCCAGAGGCTTTGGCGGCGCTTGCGGAAAAGATCATCGCCGCGCTGGCCTGA